From Spirochaeta lutea, the proteins below share one genomic window:
- a CDS encoding RnfABCDGE type electron transport complex subunit D yields MFQKQIIMRRVLYSLVPIFLWSLWLYGWRSVAVAAVVFGLGILTEFIMEKSRNKKVSEAVLVTSALLALSLPPAVPLWVAGIATVFAVVMGKGVYGGFGRNIFNPAITGRIFTYISFPLLMQTTWMIPGSFGTLGINSQTQGSSWPEALMVIAIIALAYILITRNFEKKALVKGTIFGGIALTILGYILLGSLGLRGMEIDAVSTATPLEIYRGAQAANLPQGTEYLNQNSLLNLFFGRRVGALGESSIFLIILAGIYLIYTKTANWRMILSTLTSATILVVIFYFSGLMEQLSPAMSPQGKSGVEHLEVILSFLFSGSLFFVAVFMATDPVSAPNKKISQYIYGVIIGSVTILIRVFSGFPEGTSFGILLANTFASLLDEIIPAQKKKAAKKPAKTASKA; encoded by the coding sequence GTGTTTCAAAAACAAATCATCATGCGGCGGGTACTGTACTCGCTTGTGCCAATTTTCCTATGGTCATTATGGCTCTACGGATGGCGTTCAGTAGCAGTTGCTGCAGTTGTTTTCGGTCTTGGGATCCTGACGGAATTCATAATGGAAAAAAGTCGGAATAAGAAAGTCAGCGAGGCTGTATTGGTCACCTCTGCCCTGCTTGCCCTGTCCCTGCCACCCGCAGTTCCGCTCTGGGTTGCAGGAATTGCCACCGTATTCGCTGTAGTCATGGGTAAGGGTGTTTATGGCGGATTCGGCAGGAACATCTTCAACCCCGCCATAACCGGACGGATTTTTACCTATATTTCCTTCCCGCTCCTAATGCAGACAACCTGGATGATTCCCGGATCTTTCGGAACCCTCGGCATCAATAGCCAAACCCAGGGAAGCTCCTGGCCTGAGGCACTCATGGTCATCGCCATTATCGCCCTCGCATATATACTAATTACCCGAAACTTCGAGAAAAAAGCCCTGGTTAAGGGAACAATCTTTGGGGGAATCGCCCTGACAATCCTAGGCTATATCCTTCTCGGCAGCCTCGGCCTTCGGGGAATGGAAATTGATGCGGTCTCCACTGCCACTCCCCTGGAGATATACCGTGGTGCCCAGGCAGCAAATCTCCCCCAGGGCACGGAATACCTCAACCAAAACTCTCTACTAAACCTCTTTTTCGGAAGAAGGGTCGGCGCCCTGGGAGAATCCTCCATTTTCCTTATTATCCTGGCGGGAATCTACCTGATCTACACCAAGACTGCTAATTGGCGAATGATTCTATCCACCCTCACCAGCGCAACCATTTTGGTGGTCATCTTCTATTTCTCAGGCCTCATGGAACAGCTGAGTCCTGCTATGAGCCCTCAGGGTAAAAGCGGAGTGGAGCATCTTGAGGTGATTCTATCGTTTTTATTCAGCGGAAGCCTCTTTTTTGTTGCCGTTTTCATGGCTACCGACCCCGTTTCCGCCCCGAATAAGAAAATCAGCCAGTATATCTATGGTGTAATCATCGGAAGTGTAACCATCCTGATTCGTGTGTTCTCCGGTTTTCCCGAGGGAACGAGCTTCGGTATCCTGTTAGCCAATACCTTTGCCAGCCTCCTGGATGAAATTATTCCAGCTCAAAAAAAGAAGGCCGCAAAGAAACCGGCTAAGACCGCATCAAAGGCTTAG
- a CDS encoding FMN-binding protein: MDKNGLVYTIIFSFLVTFGFVFLLALANEGTRTIVEENAKVADYQAVLTALGMEYEVGNNQDIIQKYQQVSDVTDTYGSSDGSTLYRAEVENQERYALRTQGSGLWGTIELVLGFDSSLRTFSGLEIISHNETPGLGGRIDESWFKEQFVNQQIPGESRLSFKQGTGSGDPNKNDSGVDAITGATRTSESMDTIINRAIDRMRQILGGKS, translated from the coding sequence ATGGATAAAAACGGATTAGTATACACCATCATATTTTCATTTCTGGTAACCTTCGGATTTGTATTCCTTCTGGCCCTCGCCAATGAAGGAACCCGTACCATCGTGGAAGAAAACGCCAAGGTTGCTGACTACCAAGCCGTTCTCACCGCCCTTGGTATGGAGTATGAAGTAGGCAATAACCAGGACATCATCCAGAAATATCAGCAGGTTTCCGATGTTACCGATACCTACGGATCATCCGACGGAAGCACCCTGTACCGTGCAGAAGTTGAAAACCAGGAACGCTACGCCTTGAGAACCCAAGGCTCCGGGCTCTGGGGCACCATTGAACTAGTGTTAGGGTTTGATTCCAGCCTGAGAACCTTCTCCGGTCTTGAGATCATTTCTCACAACGAAACCCCGGGCCTGGGTGGACGGATTGATGAATCCTGGTTCAAGGAACAGTTCGTAAATCAGCAGATTCCGGGAGAGAGCCGGCTGTCTTTTAAGCAGGGCACCGGGAGCGGCGATCCGAATAAAAACGATAGCGGTGTGGATGCCATTACGGGAGCAACCCGGACAAGCGAAAGCATGGACACAATAATTAACCGCGCCATCGACCGAATGCGTCAGATTTTGGGAGGTAAATCATGA
- a CDS encoding NADH:ubiquinone reductase (Na(+)-transporting) subunit D, with amino-acid sequence MSEAKAILKNNIWENNPILIQILGICSTLAVTNLLTNTLIMTIGVTFVTALSSFTISIIKKMIPRKVRMIVQTLVIAFYVIIVDILLKAYAPEISKNLGPYVGLIITNCIIMGRAEAFAQSNPPLISFWDGFTSGLGYMSVLMLLAFVRELLGFGTLFGFRVMPMEFTNGGYNWTIMVMAPSAFFLVGILLWIAKETMLKQETGGDK; translated from the coding sequence ATGAGTGAGGCTAAGGCCATCCTAAAGAATAATATTTGGGAGAATAATCCCATATTGATCCAAATATTGGGGATCTGTTCCACCTTGGCGGTAACCAACCTACTCACCAATACACTCATCATGACAATTGGAGTTACCTTTGTTACCGCCCTGTCGAGTTTTACTATTTCCATCATCAAGAAAATGATCCCCCGGAAGGTCCGGATGATCGTACAAACCCTTGTCATCGCGTTTTATGTAATCATCGTAGACATCCTGCTTAAGGCCTACGCTCCGGAAATTAGCAAAAACCTCGGCCCCTATGTCGGACTGATTATTACAAACTGTATCATCATGGGAAGGGCGGAGGCCTTCGCCCAATCAAATCCCCCCCTCATATCCTTCTGGGACGGATTTACCAGCGGGCTCGGGTACATGTCCGTGCTCATGCTTCTTGCGTTTGTTCGGGAGCTGCTGGGCTTTGGAACCTTATTCGGGTTCCGGGTAATGCCCATGGAGTTTACAAACGGAGGATACAATTGGACCATTATGGTTATGGCGCCGAGTGCCTTCTTCCTGGTAGGGATTCTACTCTGGATTGCAAAGGAGACTATGTTGAAACAAGAGACCGGAGGTGATAAATGA
- a CDS encoding Rnf-Nqr domain containing protein, producing MSPVISPFSLFFASILTSNILLANFLGMCSFISISKDMKSSNGLGMAVTVVLVITGMANWAVLHFILIPLGLEYLRYIVFIVVIAAVVQILEMVIDRVSPALYMSLGIFLPLITVNCAILGVALFIEIRNYSFIQSVIYSLGSGLGWWLAIMALSAIRKKVDKAPVPAGLQGPGITMITIGFMAMAFIGFSGMLQVQ from the coding sequence ATGAGTCCTGTAATAAGTCCTTTTTCATTATTTTTTGCATCGATTCTTACATCAAATATCCTGTTAGCGAATTTCTTAGGGATGTGCTCCTTCATTTCCATCTCAAAGGATATGAAGTCATCCAACGGGCTGGGGATGGCGGTAACGGTGGTGCTGGTTATCACCGGCATGGCCAACTGGGCTGTGCTCCATTTTATTTTGATACCCCTCGGACTAGAATACCTCAGGTACATCGTATTCATCGTGGTAATCGCCGCGGTTGTACAGATTCTCGAGATGGTGATCGACCGGGTCAGCCCGGCTCTGTATATGAGTCTGGGAATATTTCTCCCCCTCATTACCGTTAACTGCGCGATTCTCGGGGTAGCCCTATTCATTGAAATTCGAAATTACAGCTTCATACAAAGCGTCATATACAGCCTGGGTTCGGGCCTTGGCTGGTGGTTAGCCATCATGGCCCTTTCTGCGATTCGAAAGAAGGTTGATAAGGCACCGGTGCCGGCGGGATTGCAAGGACCGGGAATCACCATGATTACAATTGGATTCATGGCTATGGCATTTATCGGATTCTCCGGCATGCTACAGGTTCAATAA
- a CDS encoding NADH:ubiquinone reductase (Na(+)-transporting) subunit F, with protein MNIATLFLAPLSLGVISAVLGALISITDRIVNNYGDVVIDINSGKKDLNVKGGSPLLLSLAEQDIFVPSACGGRGSCGACKVKVLSDVGPHLPTETPYLTKEEQAENIRLSCQVKVKQSLEIEIPEELFNIQKLTTKVKKITDVTHDIKEVLLELPEGTDLQYQPGQYGQFEVPPYNKIKERTQRAYSFSSNPNDKNHLEFLIRLVPGGIVTTYVHEHLQEGQSINVVAPVGDFKVQKTDAQMICVAGGSGMAPFKSIFSHMVDTGEIENREVWYFFGARTTKDLFYLEWLADLEKKYKNFHFIPALSEPEENADWKGETGLITEVLKSYLETKIDTEKTKEGYLCGSPGMLDACMIVMRQFGMDENKIYFDKFA; from the coding sequence GTGAACATTGCAACACTATTTCTAGCACCCCTTTCACTCGGCGTCATTAGTGCTGTTCTTGGTGCTCTCATCTCTATAACTGACAGAATTGTGAACAACTACGGAGATGTGGTGATAGATATTAATAGCGGCAAAAAAGATCTTAACGTCAAAGGCGGTAGTCCCCTCCTATTAAGTCTGGCTGAACAAGATATTTTTGTTCCGTCGGCCTGCGGGGGCCGTGGAAGCTGCGGAGCTTGTAAGGTCAAGGTTCTATCCGATGTAGGCCCCCACCTCCCGACGGAAACCCCGTACCTGACAAAGGAGGAGCAGGCAGAGAATATCCGGCTCAGCTGTCAGGTTAAGGTCAAGCAGAGCCTGGAGATTGAGATTCCCGAGGAACTCTTCAACATTCAAAAGCTCACCACAAAGGTGAAAAAAATCACCGACGTGACCCACGACATCAAGGAAGTCCTGTTAGAACTTCCTGAAGGAACCGACCTGCAGTATCAACCCGGACAATACGGCCAGTTCGAGGTTCCTCCTTATAATAAGATTAAGGAACGGACTCAACGGGCATACAGTTTCAGTTCCAACCCTAACGATAAAAACCACCTCGAATTTCTCATTCGGCTGGTCCCCGGGGGAATTGTCACTACCTACGTGCATGAGCACCTCCAAGAGGGACAGAGTATCAATGTCGTGGCTCCGGTGGGTGATTTCAAGGTACAGAAGACCGATGCTCAAATGATCTGCGTCGCCGGCGGATCGGGAATGGCTCCCTTTAAGTCAATTTTCTCTCACATGGTAGACACCGGAGAGATCGAAAACCGGGAGGTGTGGTACTTCTTCGGGGCCAGAACCACCAAGGATTTGTTTTACCTGGAGTGGCTCGCCGACCTGGAGAAGAAGTACAAGAACTTTCACTTTATCCCCGCCCTCTCTGAACCAGAAGAGAATGCCGATTGGAAGGGTGAAACCGGCCTCATAACCGAAGTACTGAAGTCCTACCTGGAAACCAAGATCGATACCGAAAAAACCAAGGAAGGCTATCTCTGCGGTAGCCCGGGAATGCTCGATGCGTGTATGATCGTGATGAGGCAATTCGGTATGGATGAGAACAAGATCTACTTCGATAAGTTCGCATAA
- a CDS encoding two-component system response regulator encodes MEKLRISIVEDERIIALDLQRHLERLGYQVVGIYSSGEEIISAFQHSQSSLPDIVLMDIMLGTGMNGIECACILKKDHLLPVVFLTAFADSQTLDAAKAAEPYGYILKPFRDRELQSTLEIAAYKHKSTISEKQKHGIIESILNNAQEGIVLIDNQFLVEYVNNTILEMLDMPGEPDHYIGTPVQEQFQLFYPRTLQPIDIQGLVANSLTLPHFIPELVCFDSSKHTRTVSLRLGSIGGVSPKSGIILTLLDLTEIKELTRSVEYQQRHDSLTGLPNRQSFIQILNGILSQDPAPSELSNSKVILVNLDKFRVLNEVCGHIAGDHLLREVAASLEVLGMQYQAYTARIGSDEFALLCSSREQALEQSILQEIAKTFVWDGQEFFITPSIGVVGLDDVNPDPKGILAAADEACSMVKQRGGNAIEYFQANQQRSEKIRGEALWVTRIIRGLQEQRFLLYGQTINPLKPEFPLKQEVLLRLRENQDTIIGPGAFIGAAERYNIMPSIDLWVLTTTLEYLTHKKNPERCIHCVNLSGNSLQDTATATTLLSVLSKFPDLCTSICLEITETCAIQNFDRVIGFMTEARDMGIQFALDDFGNGFSSFGYLKRLPVSVLKIDGSFVRDIDRDSKNLAMVTAINNIGHDLGMRTVAEFVSSRPVLDLLHTIGVDYAQGYHISEPSPLTEP; translated from the coding sequence ATGGAAAAGCTCCGTATTTCTATTGTTGAAGACGAACGCATAATTGCCTTGGATCTACAGCGTCATCTAGAACGCCTTGGGTATCAGGTGGTCGGCATCTATTCATCCGGGGAGGAGATTATATCCGCCTTCCAACACTCCCAGTCAAGTTTGCCGGATATTGTACTCATGGATATTATGCTAGGTACAGGAATGAACGGTATTGAATGTGCCTGCATTCTAAAGAAAGATCATCTTCTACCGGTGGTGTTTCTTACAGCCTTCGCAGATTCACAAACCCTAGATGCTGCCAAGGCGGCTGAACCCTACGGTTACATCCTAAAACCATTTCGTGATAGAGAACTTCAAAGCACCCTGGAAATCGCCGCCTACAAACATAAGAGCACCATTTCAGAAAAGCAAAAACACGGGATCATTGAATCAATACTGAACAATGCTCAGGAAGGTATAGTCCTAATAGATAACCAGTTTCTCGTTGAGTATGTAAACAACACAATCTTGGAAATGTTGGACATGCCGGGAGAGCCGGATCATTACATAGGCACGCCTGTTCAGGAACAGTTTCAGCTTTTTTACCCACGAACCCTCCAGCCCATAGATATTCAAGGATTAGTGGCAAACTCGCTAACCCTGCCACATTTTATTCCCGAGCTGGTATGTTTTGATAGTTCAAAACATACCCGCACTGTATCCCTCCGGCTGGGAAGCATTGGCGGCGTATCACCAAAATCCGGCATCATTCTCACCCTTCTGGACCTGACAGAAATTAAAGAACTCACCCGTTCGGTAGAGTACCAACAGCGACATGATTCCCTCACCGGCTTGCCTAATCGGCAGAGCTTTATTCAAATTCTCAATGGAATTTTATCCCAGGATCCTGCCCCCTCGGAGCTGAGCAATTCCAAGGTAATACTGGTGAACCTGGACAAGTTTCGAGTCCTCAACGAGGTCTGCGGGCACATCGCCGGAGATCATCTGCTCCGGGAGGTTGCTGCTAGCCTTGAAGTATTGGGCATGCAGTATCAGGCTTACACTGCACGGATCGGTTCCGACGAATTCGCCCTGTTGTGTTCCTCCAGGGAACAGGCACTCGAGCAATCCATTCTCCAGGAAATTGCAAAAACCTTTGTCTGGGATGGTCAGGAATTTTTTATAACACCCAGCATCGGTGTTGTTGGCCTTGACGATGTGAACCCGGATCCGAAGGGCATTTTGGCAGCTGCTGATGAGGCGTGCAGCATGGTGAAACAGCGCGGGGGCAATGCCATTGAGTACTTCCAGGCAAATCAACAGCGCAGTGAGAAGATTCGTGGTGAGGCCTTATGGGTTACTAGAATTATTCGAGGATTACAGGAACAGAGGTTCCTTCTCTACGGCCAGACCATTAACCCCTTAAAGCCCGAGTTCCCGTTAAAGCAGGAGGTCCTGCTCCGACTGCGGGAAAATCAAGATACGATAATCGGTCCCGGGGCATTCATCGGAGCAGCGGAGCGCTACAACATTATGCCCAGCATAGACCTTTGGGTACTTACCACAACCCTGGAATACCTGACACATAAGAAAAACCCCGAACGGTGTATCCACTGTGTTAATCTCAGCGGCAATTCCCTCCAGGATACCGCCACTGCAACAACCTTGTTATCGGTACTCTCGAAATTTCCCGATCTCTGTACCAGTATTTGTCTAGAGATTACAGAAACCTGTGCAATCCAAAACTTTGACAGGGTTATTGGGTTTATGACAGAAGCAAGGGACATGGGTATCCAATTTGCATTAGATGACTTCGGCAATGGATTCTCATCCTTCGGGTATCTCAAACGGCTTCCCGTTTCTGTCTTAAAAATTGACGGCTCGTTTGTGCGGGATATCGATCGCGACTCGAAGAACCTCGCCATGGTAACCGCTATCAATAATATCGGTCATGACCTCGGCATGCGGACAGTGGCGGAATTCGTATCAAGCCGGCCCGTTCTCGATCTCCTGCACACCATCGGCGTGGACTACGCCCAGGGATACCATATTTCAGAACCTTCTCCCCTTACTGAACCTTGA
- a CDS encoding shikimate kinase — protein sequence MTNQVQRFLSPAYSILLGGLKHSGKTSVGQQLSSMLKADWVDLDDVITKTYLGRTGDTIPDGVFPPRHMVSTLGAEGFQALEAEVLHGFLAQKSEQADDRMPDAGLQLLSLGGGTLSNPRIHSTITTYKPGILFIDGDEEVLYGRIRDGGLPAFLEGDDPRERWSRIYARRRRDARRLADMIIEVKDESIDDIVQKCLITLEEYIHGRK from the coding sequence ATGACAAACCAAGTCCAGCGTTTTCTTTCTCCGGCGTATTCGATTCTCCTCGGGGGATTAAAACACTCTGGTAAAACCTCGGTGGGTCAGCAATTATCTTCTATGCTCAAGGCCGACTGGGTTGATTTGGATGATGTAATAACCAAAACCTACCTTGGAAGGACGGGTGATACCATACCGGACGGTGTGTTCCCTCCCCGGCACATGGTGAGTACCCTCGGTGCTGAGGGGTTCCAGGCATTGGAAGCCGAGGTACTCCATGGGTTTTTAGCGCAAAAATCGGAGCAGGCAGATGATCGGATGCCAGACGCCGGTCTCCAGCTCCTAAGCCTTGGAGGCGGAACCCTTTCGAATCCCCGAATTCATTCTACCATTACCACGTATAAACCTGGTATCTTATTTATCGATGGGGATGAAGAGGTGCTTTATGGGCGGATACGCGATGGTGGGCTACCGGCCTTCTTGGAGGGCGACGATCCGAGGGAGCGCTGGTCTCGTATTTACGCTAGGCGTCGCAGAGATGCCCGGAGGTTGGCAGATATGATCATTGAGGTGAAAGACGAATCAATTGACGATATAGTACAAAAGTGTTTAATCACCCTGGAGGAGTACATACATGGCAGGAAATAG